In one Lachnospiraceae bacterium GAM79 genomic region, the following are encoded:
- a CDS encoding metallophosphoesterase, with amino-acid sequence MLFNIISIICIFALICLFAVLIESRRENHMLSVSHYTITDKRIKKSATFAMIADLHNAEFGDKNEELIKEIKKIAPDAVLIAGDVIVGKKDVGSGVAIDLLQKLGSEFPVYISKGNHEMRTSLYTEQYGDIWENLYEQTKDYVQWLINEEMILTSENIRVVGLDMDAAYYRRFRLLKMETDYLVELLPTRHQDAYTILLAHNPDYFSVYAEWGADLVLSGHVHGGMIILPFFGGVISPMVRLFPKYYRGMYEYRNKKMILTGGLGGHTLKFRVNNKPEICVIHLEGE; translated from the coding sequence ATGTTATTCAATATTATCAGTATCATCTGTATATTTGCGCTTATCTGTCTGTTCGCAGTTCTGATTGAAAGCAGACGGGAGAATCACATGCTTTCGGTATCTCATTATACGATCACGGATAAAAGAATCAAAAAGTCTGCTACATTTGCGATGATCGCAGATCTTCATAATGCGGAATTCGGAGATAAAAATGAGGAGCTCATAAAAGAGATAAAAAAGATTGCTCCTGATGCAGTTTTGATCGCAGGAGATGTTATAGTCGGAAAGAAAGATGTCGGTTCGGGTGTTGCGATAGACCTTCTGCAAAAGCTTGGAAGTGAATTCCCTGTTTATATTTCAAAGGGAAATCATGAGATGCGAACCAGTTTATATACAGAGCAGTATGGAGATATCTGGGAAAATCTATATGAACAGACAAAGGATTATGTTCAATGGCTTATAAATGAGGAAATGATTCTGACATCTGAAAATATCCGGGTGGTGGGGCTTGACATGGATGCGGCTTATTACAGAAGATTCCGGCTTCTGAAGATGGAGACGGACTATCTGGTGGAGCTTCTTCCGACGAGACATCAGGATGCATATACGATATTACTTGCGCATAACCCGGATTATTTTTCGGTTTATGCGGAATGGGGAGCAGATCTGGTGTTATCCGGTCATGTACACGGGGGCATGATCATACTTCCGTTTTTTGGGGGAGTGATATCACCGATGGTACGGCTGTTTCCGAAATATTACCGGGGTATGTATGAATATCGCAATAAAAAAATGATCTTAACAGGTGGACTTGGTGGTCATACTTTAAAGTTTCGGGTCAATAATAAACCGGAGATATGCGTGATCCATTTGGAAGGAGAATAA
- a CDS encoding SCP2 sterol-binding domain-containing protein, producing MTYRECLDYFNELSLHKNIDGLQDDTYFQFDVIGRDSGHFYIHLKDDTFEVSLGEYKQRNVQFIVTVSCLEKVINGVMDPIYAYATGKLNITGDVSLGRNFLSRIIKD from the coding sequence ATGACATACAGGGAATGTCTTGATTATTTTAATGAATTATCCTTGCATAAGAATATAGATGGATTACAGGATGATACGTATTTCCAGTTTGATGTTATTGGACGTGATAGCGGGCATTTTTACATTCATTTGAAAGATGATACATTTGAGGTCTCTTTGGGGGAATATAAGCAACGAAATGTTCAGTTTATCGTTACAGTATCCTGCCTGGAGAAAGTAATAAATGGAGTGATGGATCCGATTTATGCATATGCAACCGGAAAATTGAATATTACCGGAGATGTGTCGTTAGGTAGAAATTTTCTATCACGCATCATAAAGGATTAA
- a CDS encoding DivIVA domain-containing protein — protein sequence MLTKESIEEKTFKKGLFGYNKDEVNSFMREVSDEFASLQAKYDAAAAENELAQNSLRENSVKIYELEKQLEQAAPGSKKEQNAANNEANRIINDAKKRANEVLSNAKAELAKLKAEMEEIKANGGVATATAGTASSINEDALEADPITKLKMKSQTTNEPQKLKMKPKEEPKEESKPQAFAGKSAVTEDEEDEVIVGEIEEGVKRNQVLIGDGDEEDDFEFL from the coding sequence ATGTTAACAAAGGAAAGCATTGAAGAAAAGACCTTTAAAAAGGGACTTTTTGGTTATAATAAAGATGAAGTAAATTCATTTATGAGAGAAGTATCGGATGAGTTTGCTTCATTACAGGCAAAATATGATGCAGCTGCAGCAGAAAATGAACTGGCTCAGAATTCTCTCAGAGAGAATAGCGTAAAGATCTATGAATTAGAGAAACAGTTGGAGCAGGCTGCTCCGGGTTCCAAAAAGGAACAGAATGCAGCAAACAATGAAGCCAACAGAATCATTAACGATGCAAAGAAGCGTGCAAATGAAGTTCTTTCAAATGCAAAGGCAGAGCTTGCAAAGTTAAAAGCAGAGATGGAAGAAATTAAGGCAAATGGTGGTGTTGCAACAGCAACAGCAGGTACTGCTTCATCCATTAATGAGGATGCATTAGAAGCTGATCCTATTACTAAGCTGAAGATGAAGTCTCAGACAACAAATGAACCTCAGAAGTTAAAGATGAAGCCAAAGGAAGAACCGAAAGAGGAAAGCAAACCACAGGCATTTGCAGGTAAGAGTGCTGTAACAGAGGATGAAGAAGATGAAGTAATTGTAGGAGAAATCGAAGAAGGCGTTAAGCGTAATCAGGTTCTGATCGGTGATGGCGACGAGGAAGACGATTTCGAGTTCTTATAA
- the dtd gene encoding D-tyrosyl-tRNA(Tyr) deacylase — MRFLIQRVNHASVTVDDKEVGKIGKGLLVFVGVFEEDTEEVADKLIRKLLGLRIFADENGKTNLSLTDVKGELLIVSQFTLCADCRKGNRPSFTKAGNPDKANKLYEYILSACREKNTVTESGVFGADMRVDLSNDGPFTILLDSQEM, encoded by the coding sequence ATGAGATTTCTGATTCAAAGAGTGAATCATGCAAGTGTAACAGTAGATGATAAAGAGGTCGGAAAGATCGGAAAAGGTCTGCTGGTATTTGTAGGTGTATTCGAAGAAGATACAGAAGAAGTTGCAGATAAATTGATCCGTAAACTGCTGGGGCTTCGTATATTTGCAGACGAAAATGGCAAGACAAATCTTTCTCTTACAGATGTAAAAGGTGAGCTTCTGATCGTATCACAGTTTACTTTATGTGCAGACTGCAGGAAAGGAAATCGTCCTTCTTTTACAAAGGCGGGTAACCCCGATAAGGCAAATAAGTTATATGAATATATCCTGTCTGCCTGTAGAGAGAAGAATACTGTTACGGAAAGCGGCGTTTTCGGTGCGGATATGAGAGTGGATCTGTCTAATGACGGACCGTTTACAATTCTGCTTGATAGTCAAGAAATGTAA
- a CDS encoding 3-deoxy-7-phosphoheptulonate synthase, which produces MSMKLVKRVPTGEEIKELYPLSQELKDIKAKRDEEIRKIFTGEDKRFIFIIGPCSADNEDAVCDYQNRLAKVAEQVKDKILVIPRIYTNKPRTTGDGYKGMLHQPDPNKASDMLEGLYAIRKMHIRAIKETGLTAADEMLYSENWQYVDDILSYVAIGARSVEDQQHRLTASGMDIPVGMKNPTSGDYTVMMNSCLAGQHPHTFLYSGWEAHTDGNPLTHCILRGALNKHGRSISNYHYEDLRLLYESYQKFNLVNHSCIVDANHNNSGKKFDEQPRIVKEVIHSRNYDPDIKELVKGVMVESYIEDGNQPVGGGCYGKSITDPCLGWEKTERLLKEVADLL; this is translated from the coding sequence ATGAGTATGAAATTGGTTAAACGAGTACCAACCGGTGAAGAGATCAAAGAATTATATCCTCTCTCACAGGAACTCAAAGACATTAAAGCAAAACGAGACGAAGAGATCAGAAAAATTTTTACCGGAGAAGACAAGCGATTTATATTTATAATTGGTCCATGTTCCGCTGATAACGAAGATGCTGTATGCGACTATCAGAACAGACTGGCAAAGGTTGCAGAACAGGTCAAAGATAAAATTCTTGTAATTCCACGTATATATACGAACAAACCAAGAACAACGGGTGATGGATACAAAGGGATGTTACATCAGCCGGATCCGAATAAGGCGTCTGATATGTTAGAAGGTTTATATGCGATTCGTAAAATGCATATCCGCGCGATCAAAGAAACCGGACTCACAGCAGCAGACGAAATGCTCTATTCCGAGAACTGGCAATATGTTGACGACATCTTATCCTATGTAGCGATCGGTGCACGTTCCGTTGAGGATCAGCAGCACAGATTAACGGCAAGTGGAATGGACATTCCGGTTGGCATGAAGAATCCAACCAGTGGTGATTATACTGTTATGATGAATTCTTGTCTTGCCGGACAGCATCCGCATACTTTCTTATATTCCGGATGGGAAGCCCACACAGACGGAAACCCACTGACCCATTGTATCTTAAGAGGTGCATTAAACAAACACGGTCGTTCCATCTCAAACTACCACTACGAAGATCTGCGTCTTTTATATGAATCATACCAGAAGTTCAATCTGGTAAATCATTCATGTATCGTTGATGCAAATCATAACAATTCAGGCAAAAAATTCGATGAGCAGCCAAGAATCGTAAAAGAGGTTATCCACAGCCGCAATTATGATCCTGATATCAAAGAACTTGTAAAAGGTGTTATGGTTGAAAGTTATATCGAAGATGGTAATCAGCCGGTTGGCGGAGGATGCTATGGCAAATCCATCACAGACCCTTGTCTCGGATGGGAAAAGACAGAACGTCTCTTAAAAGAAGTTGCAGATCTGTTATAA
- the ilvN gene encoding acetolactate synthase small subunit, producing the protein MSEKKRWICLYVENEIGVLARISGLFSGKSYNLNSLTVGETEDTTISRMTISFTSDDRIFEQVKKQLNRSVEVIKVVDYTDIPIHNKEILFIKVKECNTDDKDEVFRIANAFNFRITDYDKKNILVECLQTENQNNDAIKLFKQSFPNRIEVVRGGSVAVEAISMSER; encoded by the coding sequence ATGAGTGAAAAGAAAAGATGGATATGTTTATATGTTGAAAACGAAATAGGTGTACTTGCAAGGATTTCCGGCCTTTTTTCAGGCAAATCGTATAATCTGAACAGCCTGACAGTTGGTGAGACAGAGGATACGACTATATCCAGAATGACAATCAGTTTTACAAGCGATGATCGTATTTTTGAGCAGGTAAAGAAGCAGTTAAACCGTAGTGTGGAAGTAATCAAGGTGGTTGATTATACAGATATTCCGATTCATAATAAAGAGATTTTGTTTATTAAGGTCAAGGAATGTAATACGGATGATAAGGATGAGGTATTCCGCATTGCAAATGCATTTAATTTTAGAATTACCGACTACGATAAAAAGAATATTCTGGTAGAGTGTTTACAGACAGAGAATCAGAATAATGATGCGATCAAATTATTCAAACAGAGTTTTCCGAACCGAATCGAGGTCGTTCGAGGGGGAAGTGTTGCTGTAGAAGCAATCAGTATGTCAGAACGTTAA
- a CDS encoding D-alanyl-D-alanine carboxypeptidase produces the protein MKRVKMGKRVGRAFIGMVLGIALVVGHTDRSVIYSVAEPEVVTEENVQEEPLTDEAVTNGTVTDRTATDEIATDQSGLQLESPFCILMEATTGTVLYEKNADEARKPASVTKVMTLLLVFEAMKAGDYQMSDIVTVSEHAASMGGSQCFFETGEQQTVEDMIKCIIIASGNDAAVAMAEFTAGSEEAFVQRMNDRAKELGMEHTHFVNACGLDADGHETSARDIAIMSRQLIDEHPEILKYSGIWMDSIIHKTARGESRFDLANTNKFLNIYTGATGLKTGYTATAKYCMSATANRNGITLIAVIMGAETKDIRNKEVCKLFDYGYANCNLYKDENVLDTRSVSIENGISDELAIESASDFSSVLLRGEKADDVKKTPIQEETLTAPINKGDVIGKMEYSINGRVLGSVEIVAAENIKKMTFGYSFKKVLYLAFRS, from the coding sequence TTGAAACGGGTTAAAATGGGAAAGAGGGTAGGCAGAGCATTTATAGGTATGGTTCTTGGAATAGCACTTGTAGTCGGACATACCGACCGATCGGTAATATATAGTGTTGCTGAGCCAGAGGTGGTAACTGAGGAAAACGTACAGGAAGAACCGCTTACAGATGAAGCCGTAACAAATGGAACTGTAACAGATAGAACAGCAACAGATGAAATAGCGACAGATCAGTCCGGACTTCAATTGGAATCACCATTCTGTATCCTTATGGAAGCAACAACAGGAACGGTATTATATGAGAAAAATGCAGACGAGGCAAGGAAACCTGCATCCGTCACAAAGGTAATGACGCTGCTTCTGGTTTTTGAGGCAATGAAGGCAGGCGATTATCAGATGTCTGATATTGTAACTGTGAGTGAACATGCAGCTTCTATGGGTGGTTCACAATGTTTCTTTGAAACCGGTGAACAGCAGACGGTTGAAGATATGATAAAATGTATCATTATTGCATCAGGAAACGATGCGGCAGTTGCTATGGCAGAATTCACGGCAGGAAGCGAGGAAGCCTTTGTTCAGAGAATGAATGACAGGGCAAAGGAACTTGGAATGGAGCATACACATTTTGTCAATGCCTGTGGACTGGATGCAGATGGACATGAGACATCGGCAAGAGACATTGCAATTATGTCCAGACAGTTAATTGATGAACATCCTGAGATCCTGAAATATTCCGGTATCTGGATGGATTCGATCATACATAAAACCGCAAGGGGCGAGTCAAGATTTGACCTTGCTAATACAAATAAATTCCTTAATATATACACTGGGGCGACCGGGCTTAAAACTGGATATACGGCGACAGCCAAATACTGTATGTCGGCGACGGCGAACAGAAACGGCATTACATTGATCGCAGTTATCATGGGAGCTGAAACAAAGGATATCAGAAATAAAGAGGTCTGCAAGCTATTCGATTATGGATATGCAAACTGCAATCTGTATAAAGATGAAAATGTACTTGACACCCGCAGCGTTTCTATAGAAAATGGTATCAGTGACGAACTGGCGATTGAAAGTGCATCGGACTTCTCATCCGTTCTGCTTCGCGGAGAAAAGGCAGATGATGTGAAGAAGACACCGATTCAGGAAGAGACGCTTACAGCACCGATCAACAAAGGAGACGTGATTGGAAAAATGGAATATTCGATCAATGGCCGTGTACTTGGTTCAGTTGAGATTGTTGCTGCAGAAAATATAAAGAAAATGACGTTTGGCTATAGTTTTAAAAAAGTATTATATCTTGCCTTTCGTTCCTAG
- the ilvB gene encoding biosynthetic-type acetolactate synthase large subunit translates to MEINGAQMFVKALQEEHVDTLFAYPGGTAIDLFDALYDAEGIDMILPRHEQALVHAADGYARSTGKVGVCLVTSGPGATNLVTGIATANYDSVPLVCFTGQVPMNLIGNDAFQEVDIVGITRSICKYAVTVRKREDLARIIKNAFYIARTGKPGPVLVDIPKDIQLAMGSDEYPDEVNIRGYKPSEGVHSGQLKKALAELNRAKKPVFLIGGGVNIAHARKEMQELCELTGIPVVTTIMGKGAIPTDHPLYVGNIGMHGNLASNKAIMECDVLFSIGTRFNDRITGTIDTFAKNAKIIHIDIDAASISRNIEVDIPIVADAKLAITKMLKYAKKLDISDWVDEIMEVKRQYPINMNSYKGVTPEKIIKTINEMYDNLIITTDVGQNQLWTTQYIALGGENQLLTSGGLGTMGYGLPAAIGAKIGNPDKNVICISGDGGVQMNIQEMATAVAQELPITICILNNGYLGNVRQWQELFFNKRYSSTCLRYRKSCNHDCQNPDKCCPKYTPDFVKLAESYEALGIRVTKEEEIKAAFEQAKANTKGPTVIEFYIDPTANVFPMVPGGKSLNDMIMDC, encoded by the coding sequence ATGGAGATTAATGGAGCACAGATGTTTGTAAAAGCATTACAGGAAGAACATGTTGATACACTGTTTGCCTATCCGGGTGGAACAGCGATCGACTTATTTGACGCATTATATGATGCGGAAGGAATCGATATGATCCTTCCAAGACATGAACAGGCACTTGTTCATGCGGCAGATGGATATGCAAGATCAACAGGGAAGGTTGGTGTATGCTTGGTTACCAGCGGTCCCGGTGCAACCAATCTGGTTACAGGAATTGCAACAGCAAACTATGACAGTGTTCCACTTGTATGTTTTACCGGACAGGTACCGATGAATCTGATCGGTAACGATGCCTTTCAGGAGGTTGACATCGTAGGTATCACGAGAAGTATTTGTAAGTATGCGGTAACAGTCAGAAAGAGAGAAGATCTGGCAAGGATTATCAAGAATGCATTCTATATCGCAAGAACAGGTAAGCCGGGTCCGGTACTGGTTGATATACCGAAGGATATCCAGTTGGCAATGGGGTCGGATGAATATCCGGATGAGGTAAATATCAGAGGATATAAGCCGTCTGAAGGCGTACATTCCGGTCAGCTTAAGAAGGCTCTGGCAGAATTAAATCGTGCCAAAAAACCGGTATTTTTGATCGGCGGTGGTGTAAATATCGCGCATGCAAGAAAAGAAATGCAGGAATTATGTGAATTGACAGGAATCCCTGTTGTTACTACGATCATGGGTAAGGGAGCAATTCCGACGGACCATCCTTTATATGTTGGTAATATCGGAATGCATGGAAATCTTGCATCCAATAAAGCAATCATGGAATGTGATGTCTTGTTCTCAATCGGAACCAGATTCAATGACCGTATCACCGGTACGATCGACACATTTGCAAAGAATGCAAAGATCATACATATCGATATCGACGCAGCATCAATCTCCAGAAATATCGAGGTAGACATCCCGATCGTAGCAGATGCAAAGCTTGCGATTACAAAGATGTTAAAATATGCAAAGAAATTAGATATAAGCGATTGGGTAGATGAGATCATGGAGGTGAAGAGACAGTATCCGATCAACATGAATTCTTATAAAGGTGTTACACCGGAGAAGATCATTAAGACCATTAATGAGATGTATGACAATCTCATCATTACAACCGATGTAGGGCAGAATCAGTTATGGACAACACAGTATATCGCACTTGGCGGAGAGAACCAGCTCTTAACCTCCGGTGGCCTTGGTACGATGGGATATGGACTTCCTGCTGCCATCGGTGCCAAGATTGGTAATCCGGATAAAAATGTTATCTGTATTTCCGGTGACGGTGGTGTGCAGATGAATATTCAGGAGATGGCGACTGCGGTTGCACAGGAGCTTCCGATCACAATCTGTATCTTAAATAACGGTTATCTTGGAAATGTACGTCAGTGGCAGGAGTTGTTCTTCAACAAGCGTTACAGCAGTACATGTCTGCGATACAGAAAGAGCTGTAATCATGACTGTCAGAATCCGGACAAATGCTGTCCGAAATATACACCGGATTTTGTAAAACTGGCGGAAAGCTATGAGGCACTTGGAATCCGTGTTACAAAGGAAGAAGAGATCAAGGCAGCATTTGAGCAGGCAAAGGCAAATACAAAGGGACCTACAGTTATAGAGTTCTATATTGATCCGACTGCAAATGTATTCCCGATGGTTCCGGGCGGCAAGTCATTAAATGATATGATCATGGATTGTTAA